TCCAGGGCCAGTTACCAGGCTCTGCATCCTTTCCTCCCACCACGCGGGAGCCACGGAAATCCTCCACTAGGGGTCTGTCGCCACAGACTCTGCTGATTTTTTCAGCTACAGTTGGAGCGATTTGTTTCTCGGCCCTCTTTTTCATGGTCTCGGATTCAGGGTTCTTGTTCTTAGAAAGATGTTTAGAAATCCACTCGAGATAATACTGGGTGGCGGAGTAAACTCCAGGGCTTTTCTCCTGGGCACAGCCGGAGCCCCAGCTGGTTATGCCGACCACAGTATAGAACTTAGCTTTGCTCTTTTTGCACATTAAAGGTCCTCCACTGTCACCCtgcgaaaaacaaagaaaagaaaacattcctgAATAAAGACTTTCAATAACTACAATGCTTTAACTGGGTCTCACTGTCTTTGCTTTTCCTTCTTGTATTTCACCTTTCCTCTTTCTGAAATGTTCTCTGTCAGCTGTTCCTGGACACAGTGTTACAGAACAAGTACTGTCCAGGACGCTTAAAACTATAACAATCCTCACCCATCATCACCCATGCCCAGAGAAAAAAGAGATGCGTACCTGGCAACTATCGATGCCTCCCTGCTCATATCCAGCGCACAGGTTGTAGTCACCCACTGCTCCGTTGTACCAGGTTGGGCGGTTGCAACGGTCAACTGGAATTAAATTCACTGGGGCTTCTTGAAGGACATCTGATGTTTCTGaggctaaagaaaaaaagagtatattaaacataggaccaccatcagaaatcttgtggCCCAGTAAAAACCTAAAACATGGCCCCTATCCCATACAATGCCACTCACACCACCCTCACAATGAGGCCACCAAGCCCTAGAGTTTGCCTTGGGGCCACCAGACCCCAGTGTCCAGAAAGGCTCAATGCCCACAAGGGAAAACTCCAAACACCAGTCAGGAGGCAAGTAGCAAACCCTATCTATAGGTAAAAAACCTAGGATAAAGCTTACATCCTTCTTTGAGGACACCCCAGCCAGCGACGTAGCAGTCATCCAGTTTGTCCACAATGGCGTGTTTGGCAGGAAGGCAGGCAGGCTGAGTGTAGTCATCAAATTTGATGGCTTGATTGAGCCGGAGCAAGGCGATGTCATCACGCTTAGTATCAGGGTCGTACGTCTCATGTTCGATCTTCTCTTTTATCATTCTGATCTGAGCATGTGCCCCCATGTCTGAGAGTTGGTTTGCCCCAAACACGAGTCTCCAGCCATAATATTCACTgaataaaccaaaatacaaGTTATTAGTGATCTTTTATTCTTGGGCATTAATAAATACCATATTGACCCCAAAGTCTCAATAGGACAAGCCCCTCATGAGCTCAATGTGGTTATGTGAACggttaaatttttaatttaatatctaaTTAATATCCTGGGAGGACAAACAAAGGAATGCACTAGACCACTAATTCCAAATGGTATATCGCCTTGTGCTCTATTTTCACTGGTCTGCAATACCCACAGAGGCCAGCAGTCTCCTAAACTGACCCAATTCTGCATTCATTCtcccataaaacaattaaagtacTTACTCGCCAACATCCCGGAAACAATGGGCAGCTGTGAGAACCCATAAATTACTAAGGACGAAACCTCCGCATACGTGGGAATACTCATCGTCCCTGTACTCCTGGATGCTGACAATCCAGGGCCAGTTACCAGGCTCCGCATCCTTTCCTCCCACCACGCGGGAGCCACGGAAATCCTCCGCTAGGGGTCTGTCTCCACAGactgaaatagaaatagaaagacATTGGAGAAACAagaggttttactttaatgtaaaatgaagaacATGCTGAGATAAAAGGTAgagaattttataaaataaagtcaaataaTTGTgtggaggggatagatagaacTATACTCAATTCTAAAATTATATCTGGACCATTCTTAAAATCCCTAAGatttgccattattattattcattattattattattagtattattaaaggccatggtttacaaatataaaataccatTAAGAACAAACATCTTATTTTTTCACAGAATAAAGTAAGATTTAATCTTATTGCTATTAACAGGACATACAAaatcataacacacacacattattaaataacatcCTGATTTTAAAGCTATTTGACAGTTATAGGCATTAACGTATTGTACCaatggggggaggggttaatTAAGGAGTTATTTATAGAAGAACAGGCtgtaagaatataaaatatccaTGAATTGTAATAGTAATGGTAATCATCTGCATCTCCCCTAAAACCATTAATGCTGTATCATTAAAAACCTGTACTTTCCTTCTGTAATAACCGATCTACTTACCTCTATAGTCAGAGCTCTCAGATGTTCCTAGGAAAGcccaaataattataaaaatcacATATAACTTCATGCTTACTCCATAGCACTGAAAAGCAATCTGTTTATGCACAAGAGTGTGCAGAATATGTTGCGCACCTGCTAGGATTCTGGCATCATAAAGACAGAGTTAGGTATGAGGTCATAAAATAGTGAAAGTgtgaaacatggaaatacagacTGAAACAgggaagtaaataaataaataaatcacttacatgtacaaaacataatattaaacgGACAAAAAAGCACTGCTTTTCTATCatgtctaataaaatattaatttgctgcttttagaagaaaattagtaatttaaacaaaagcatccaaacaggaaaatgtatggtttataAGAGATTTATTTAAGCAATAATTGTAAATGGCACTAGTCCTAGAGGATTCGAAATTAACGAATGttttgcccattcacaaaaagggCGGTGGGGAGGAGTCGCCAACGACCGGCCAGTAAATCTAACATCAGTAGTGGGGAGTGGAAAGGACTGTATGTTAAAGGACGGGATTGTTGTGTAAAGTCACATGGgcttcaagatcaaaaacaacacgGGGTTACTTCAGGAAGATCATTCCAAActaatctcactgatttatttgATTGAGTGACTGAAGTAATTGAtgaaggtggtgcagtagacattgcgtatctggatttcagtaaggcttttgacattgtcccacatagaagatttATCTTAGatagagggaagagctcatgccgttgttcagatcactggtgagacctcactcgGAGTATTGTGTACGGTAGTAGAGACCGTATCTagagtttatttataagaataaaatctaccacaacaagaggacatagcctTAAGCTCAAGGTGCTGgggtttaaatgtaatatcagGAAACGTTACTTTAATGAATGGATAGTAGGTGCATGGAATGGCCTTTCAGcagtggtagagattaatacagtaaaggagtttaagcaagcatgggataggaataAGGCTAAGCGGGCTATAACAGGGACTAAGGAATGTATCAAGAGGATGAGCAGAGTAGATGGCCGAACGGTTTttaactgccatcactttctatgtttctatgttatgaATATAGCACACGGATCAAGCAGTGGAACTTAGATGATCTGATGAACatgacacataaacatacatacatacatacatacatacatacatacatacacatcccatacatacacacaattatacaccaGCAGGCACGGTTATCTGGCTGATGATAACCTATATGTAGCCACCTTGTGCCACGAGAGCGGGAAGGCGGTTACAGCTACAATGAAATTTTAATTACAGCATTTACTATCTGTCCATAGGGGTAACCCTCAATTATTGATCTGAAAAACTTCATTGAGCAGCAaagatttaactatatatatatatatatatatatatatatatatttttttttttatatatatatatatatatatatatatatatgtatatttatatacatacacatatatacatatatatatatatatatatatatacaatatttttatctttattatgtattttaaaataaaacattactgtAGACATTTAATGAGACAGACTGGATCCTTAAAATTCTATagtttgtaaaaaaatgtattacagccAAATCTGTCAGACTTACAATATATCTCTCCCCTGGAGTTTCTGAAAATAAGTCAAATCTGtgatactaaataaataaagtgataCTTCCAGATAATGACTTCTGCATGCCAAAGATTAGTCAAAATTAGTAAAATGTACCTGTAGGTACAGAAACTGATGAGCCTCTGCCTATCTTTAAATTAGCATTGAGGGTAATTTAGAATAGTAAGTTTTTGAATAAATagtaccgcatttgctcgattataagacgaccccccaaatcttaatattaatttagaaaaaaaaaacctgaatataagacgaccctatatgaaaaaagttttaccagtaaatgttaattcatttaaattattttttttaataaaagctatgattgagaaaaatattttggttttatttccttctattttccaacctgtccccccagttatgcacatctggcccagaaatgccttataccccctatatgccactgtgccccatgatatgccttttaaccctctaaatgccactgtgccccatgatatgccttttaaccctatatgccaatgtgccccatgatatgccttttaaccctatatgccactctggcacttagagggttaaaatgcatattatggggaagactggcatatagggaggtttaaggcatttcaggaggcagagtggcgtatagagggttaaaaaggcatttctggaggcagagtggcatttagggggttaaaaggcatttcacagagcaccctggctcccgaaatgccttatgccccccattaaacacctccccccccgccccacttcccggtacttctgagtcttctgtcatgtagctggggcagcgtgtagactcacgctgcagccggaaggaggcgtggctagcagcgagggttgtctgcgtgcatcgcgcagacattccccggctgtcagagatcagagttccccgtgccggtgcagctgcgggggatctggatcttagtcgtctcatagtcagactttgaggtctgattataagacgacccccattataagacgaggggtatttttcagagcaaaaaaacctcgtcttataatcgagcaaatacggtaaatcaaACAAGAAGAGGCACCCATGATTACAGAAACCCGACCAGTGCTTCATCTCTCTGGCATCCCATCTAGGCaagcaaaaattataaaaaatgaaagatgtATCCTTCTCTACACACAGCGCTCCAGGAGAGAGATACATTGTTACTCTGGTAGATTTTGTTGTATGTTTTCATTGCAACACATACAATCATTGGTCTTTCATATTCCTGGGCTGCTCCCACCGCCAGCAAAACTGTACAGCGGGGAGCTACCTGGACCCTTAAAAACTCCAAAGCGTGAAAATAAAAACCCATCAGAACAGCGCCATCTTGTGTTAACATAGAAGATAACATAAACATCCTTCAACGCGAGGAGGTAGATGTCACACACTTGCTCCTTTATTCTAAGGCACTACCTCTCTAACACAAAAAGGGTAAAGGTGGGCAAGAAAACATAGTTTTTGTATAAAGCATTGGTGTCAGAAAGGCATTTATAGGAACAGCGGTTACCTGTCTATGTTGTGTTATAAGTGAGAGCTACCATCCTGCTGCCCCATCATACTACTGATCAGCCATCAATCAATCATTTCATGCACGAATAACACAATAACGGTCGACATATTGTGGACCGGGTAGACAGAttgttgggaggggctggagatgaTCCAGCGGTCGTAGTACATGTTGGTACAAACAACATAGTTAAGGGCAGGTGGGGGGTCCTTAAAAATGAGTTTAGGGCACTAGGTCAGAAACTTAggcaaaggacctccaaggtaatgTTCTTTGGAATATCACCAGTACCACGCGCTACTTCAGGGAGACAGCAGGAGCTTAGGGAGATCAATGCGTGGCTAAGAGCGTGGTGTAagaaagagggatttgggtttttGGTGAACTGGGCAGACTTTGCAGTCGGCTACAGACTCTACAGCAGGGGTGGACTGCACCTCAATGaagagggggctgcagtgctaggggagaggatggctagggGAATTGAGGATCTTTTAAACTAGGTTCTGGGGGGGAGGATAAAGATAGAAATGAAGTGCTAGCTAGAGTAGACTCGGTAGGGGGTCTAGCTATGGGAAAAGGGGATGAGAGCACTGGTGGGGTTAGCACAGACAATATGGTGTTGCATAGTACAAAACCTGCTGTCAAGAATTATTTGTCAACCGTTACACCAGAAACGTGGTGGGATGATATGCATGACTGGTCAGTAAACTTACAAGgatattcactttttagaagggacagagtaaatagaaaagggggagggaTTTGTTTCTATGCAAACCCTAAACTTAAGCCCAGTATTAAGGAAGATGTGCATGATGACAGTAGTAATGTGGAGACGCTGTGGGTAGAGATTAACCTAGATAGTAGAAAGAGTCACACACTAATTGTGGGTGTATGCTACAAGCCACCCAACATTAGCAATGAGGGGGAAGATCAGCTGCTATTTCAAATTTAAAAGGCTGCAAATAGAAATGAAGTTTTGatcatgggagattttaattacccagatataGATTGGAATAGTGGGACTTGTTCCACTAAGGGCAGCAAGTTTCTGAACCTGcttaatgaccaatttatgtcgcaattagtagagaccccaaccagaatggatgcctgtctagatctggtaataactaacaacttatctcaaacattaaagtaagagaacacttggggaatagtgaccataacatggtttcatttgagattaattccaaaaagcaaatgggtaactgctctaccaaaacacttaatttcagaagggcaaactttgacaggcTAAGGTCCTCCATGGAATATATAGACTGGGATAGATTGTTCTCTGGGttaaacacagaggacaaatggaatacctttaagcacacattgCAAAGTTACACATCCCACTATATACCTAtgtgaaacaaatacaaaagaaacaaatcaaaaccaatgtggcttacctggaaagtaaaacaggaaataaggaataaacaattggcatttaagcattataaaagcaAGGGGTCGGAAGTATTatttatggcatacaaagatgccaacaaagcctgcaaaaaggagattaaaatggctaaactagaaaatgagaaacttattgccaaggaaagtaaaaccaatCTCAAGAAATTTTTCAAGTATGtgaatggaaaaaagttaaaggtagagaatgttggtcctttattatctgaaactggaaatttggttagtgaggacagagagaaagccgacatcttaaatgcttttttttcttctgtttataccaaggaagagCCAATGActgagcccctgctggctaattttaaggaaccattgcagcaaacatgggattggctgacacaagaaaaagtgctcaagcaattaaataatgttaaggtagacaaggcccctggaccggatggtatacacccaagggtactgaaagagctaagcctaattctggcccaaccattattactaatctttagggattctttcagctcgggcatagttccattagattggcgcaaggcagatgttgtgcccagatttaaaaagggatcaaaatctcaaacgggcaattacaggccagtaaaCTTAACATCGCTAgtaggga
The nucleotide sequence above comes from Spea bombifrons isolate aSpeBom1 chromosome 10, aSpeBom1.2.pri, whole genome shotgun sequence. Encoded proteins:
- the LOC128467614 gene encoding acrosin-like; the protein is MKLYVIFIIIWAFLGTSESSDYRVCGDRPLAEDFRGSRVVGGKDAEPGNWPWIVSIQEYRDDEYSHVCGGFVLSNLWVLTAAHCFRDVGDEYYGWRLVFGANQLSDMGAHAQIRMIKEKIEHETYDPDTKRDDIALLRLNQAIKFDDYTQPACLPAKHAIVDKLDDCYVAGWGVLKEGSSETSDVLQEAPVNLIPVDRCNRPTWYNGAVGDYNLCAGYEQGGIDSCQGDSGGPLMCKKSKAKFYTVVGITSWGSGCAQEKSPGVYSATQYYLEWISKHLSKNKNPESETMKKRAEKQIAPTVAEKISRVCGDRPLVEDFRGSRVVGGKDAEPGNWPWIVSIQEYRDDEYSHVCGGFVLSNLWVLTAAHCFRDVGE